The Ziziphus jujuba cultivar Dongzao chromosome 1, ASM3175591v1 genome segment tgactcgcacacatgtcagactccttggttcGTGTTTCAAGATGGGCCAACACCAGTAGCATGCAGGTGCTGAAGCATGCCGTGACGGCTCACACTATCCACCACGATCGTGACGACGACATCTCTGTGGGCATATCTATAGCCCGGGCTTAGGCCGTTGCTGCAATCACGCATCGGTCCACGCCCCGAGTCGATTGGCAAACTGGCTTTCACAATTCCACATCCGACCGAGGCCCATCGCTGGCCCACATCCGCTTCCCTCTCAAAAATTTCAAGCACTCTTTGACTcacttttcaaagtccttttcattttttcctcGTGGTACTTGTTTACTATCTGTCTCttgcccatatttagccttggatgaaatttaccgcccgatttaggttgcattcccaaacaacccaaCTTGTCGACaacgcctcgtggtgcgacaagGTCCGAGCATGACAGGGCTCTCATCCTccccggcgcccccttccaagGGACTTGAGCTCTATCCACTGCTGAGGATGCTTCTTCATACTATAATTCGAACACCAAGgacgctcgattctcaacctagGTTGTTTCCGATTCGCTCGTcattactaggggaatccttgtaagtttcttttcctccacttattgatatgcttaaactcagcggatAGCCTCACCTAACCTCGGGTCACATTGGAGATGCCGCACCGACGGCACATTAGGGTCTATGTAGGGTCGTGACAGCGATCCACACACATAGTGAGGAGCTTAGGGTTTGATAACCACCTATTGCTGTGGCACTTGTTGCCGATGACCTACATTTTGGCCAGCCACAGACCGTGGCACATAGAAGGCCAACATCTGCCCCATTTTCCCCTATacataaaacaatttaaaatgacATAGCCACTTACAGTACTGCAAATGCTCACTCCTACTTCCGTGGAGGACCGCCTCCAAACTCAACACGAGTgtctttaatataataataaaattttcttaggctccaataactaaaccaaagacatttaTGAACATtaaatgtcttaaattaatttgtacaattataaattatacaaattgaACATTGACCGGTTCAGTTATACTACACACCCAAaggctaatctttcaaaattgaaccttctaatgtgtcctaataatatctaatttcaataattcaactctaattttgtccaattttatccaaacacaGTTCGAATTTAtctggtatttaactaattgatccaaaaatagaaaaattatcaaaccaactccaaaattcacaagctttatatcaatggaaagcccaagagataaggaatGCAATGGTGTACTCACCTTGGACCAAGAGTGTAGTCGGTGGTTGGAAAACTTGTCACAATACTCGGCCAAACTCCACATTGATGCATCTCTTAAACGATGAGGAATCTTGGCAAACAAACCATGAAAATAggttcagagggtccaaaaatggtgggaaaGGTCTATGAGCTGGCCTGAAACAGCTGAAAAATGGCCCAACAATCGGAAAAGCCCAAACTACCGTCGTTGGCTTCAAACGGCCAATCCCGACACATTGGCGGCGGTTTGGCTTGAAATTTAGCCGGTGAGGTCGACCGGAGTGGGTAAGGAGGGTGTTCGGTGCATGCATAAGGAGGGTAGCTGAAATTGGACAAAACAACAATGACCCAGTTAGGTGTAAAATGGCTTCAAAACGACTCAGTTCGGATCCGTGGGTCTAAAGAGAAATTTCTCGGGTTTGGGGGACCAAATGGGTATTTTGAAACTTGTTTCCTCTTGGGCATGGTTTCCAATATTTATATAGGGCCTTAGGTCACTAACAGAAGAAAATCTGGGATTGGTTTGGACATtaatataaaactgatatttcaaactttttaaaatcataactttttatccgtgaCTCTAAATTTGGCGTGCCACTAGTTTATAAACTCATATTGatgagctctacacaatgatacatcaattaaaccaaaaatcttaattatagaaaaagtcaacttttcaTCCACATACTGTTCCCTTGAGCAAACCTATATTATAGGATATTTTAATACAGGATGTTATAATGTGTGTTTGTAAAACCAAAAAGTGAATTGttgagaaatttatttatttatttattgctgagagagaaattaaaagttttactatttattttttacaaaatgataaaatttaatgaatatataaGCTTAGCATTACAATATGCATTTTTTTGGGtcgaaaattaaaattgaaataacatTGCTTTGACCACATATTCATTATTGAAAacaattttgatgattttattattattattttattttttctaggtgaaaatagttattttatacACCTACCATAGAAACAAGGGCGGTgagaaaaaagtaaattaataaataaataaaagaaataagaataaaaatgaagaaattagaTCGAACGAAAACACAGAGGAAACGGCTATGGCATCGAAACCTTCAACACCGCCATATCCAAGTGCTACGAGAATTTCTGACTCTCCTTGCTATCCTCAATATTCTGCTTCTCTCAAATGTAAGACTTCTTTACTAATCTGTCTCTCTTTGTGCCTACATCTTTGTTTCATAAATCAACCTTTAATCATctcataatgttttttttttttttttttttctctgtttcatAAATCAACCTTTAATCATCTCgtaatgttttcttttcttttttttttttttcaatttttactgtagagtttcaattttttgtctATGAATAGTattaaagattgaaaatttggtttttttaacaCTGAAATAAGTACGCAGAGTAAAATTTCTGCAGAATTCTGACACACCCATTAGAAAATTTCCGAACTTTATgtggaaattttggaaatttggaTGGAAAATTTTAGTTGAAGCCTAGTTTCAGTGtcaattttaggaaaaaaaagtttgatgttttcaagagtgaaaaattttgggtatgagaagaaaaaggatTATTGAATTTTGGTTACTCTGTGGATGATTAAAAAGAAGATATTGTTCCTGATTgaacaaattttttctttcttaagagGTACTGCTAATTCAGTAACTCTGCCACACCACCTGGTTTTGAAAGCTCAAACCAAGTTAAAATTATCTGAGTCAGATGCAGACTGAGGAACGTGGCTTGTGATTGGAAGTGGGCATTGAAACTGTCATTTAGGTTATATGGGTGTGAGCAAAATGCAATTTTGTAGGCCTTCCGATGGCACTAGTTGCTCTGCTGCTACCATTTTGGCTTTGGGTTCTGTTCTGAACTATGACGAAGGGAGAGGGGGAGGAGGGGAGAGATTGTGCAAGCAATGGTGGTTGTGGAATAATTAATAGTTggctattttgaatttttgtggCATGATTAATAATTAgttattttgaattttcttaACTTACGCTAACTATTCGGAGCCATTGCTAGATGCGCATTCAACGGTATTAATGTGTCATCGAGTTTGTGTGGATTTTGCATTTTATCAATACTTATTGGAGTTGTTGTTATGATTGAATTGTCATGTTTAGCTACAATCTTTTTGTAGTAACAAATACTctcttgcattttctttttgtagagatcatagcatgataaatatatttaacactttttattttattttattttttattgtaaagtattatttcttttccttaatCATTTGCAAATTTTGATGTGACCTTTCAATATGTCCAAATTGTTAGGGGCATATTCATGCTATATAAAAGGTTCTTTAATGAGTCATCAACTCTCTATTCCAttgctttttatattttctagtGGATTCCAACTTTGGTGCTTTGTGTTATTTAACATGATTATAATTTCTTGGTGGGCATATGGTGTCTTAAATGTGAGCTGTTTAAACTTGTGTTGCTTTTTGACTTTTACTTATTGATTTAGCCACTTAAAAAGTGTATGGCCTAAAATTTCTGAACATTAATTTCCTGGGTAAATTTTGCAGGTCTAGAAGAATATCAATCAGACAAAAGCAAATGCCAAGAACACTTTGATATTTACAAGGAATGCAAGAAAAAGGAGgtaattgttttttcaaatatttgaaaccctatagttttttttttttttttaatagtactaTTACTGTTGAACATTATATTGTTGTACActtctattaaatattttttcttttattattatataagttCCTTCTCGGTAGTTGATGGTTGATGCTGTTTCTCTGTTTTCATTATCACATCTAGAGGTTTTGATGTTGGGTTTAAAATGTTGTTGACAATTGATTTAGGTAaaataaagtataaaataatGCATTGTAAgagtagaaaattaaatttctctgCTTTGTACAAGTAATTTAATCAGATCattgataattgttttgttgGGTTTTGATCTAGTTTCTCAATTTTTCGATACCCATCTTTATCCAAATTGTGGGTAGGATCCTTTAAATTTCTTGCTGACCTGTctatctctttcctttttttctattattttttccacCATGATCATTCCAACCAACAAGACCACCAAGAAAACCCAAAACCGCCAGAAGATCGAAACCAAGAAGCTTGAAAACAAGAGCAACAAACAAGTCATCTTCTCGAAGCACCGTGCGGGTCTTTTCAAGAAAGCCGGCGAGCTCAGTGTCCTCTGCGATGCCGAGGTCGCCGCCATCGTCTTCTCTCCCAACAACAAGGTCTTCTGCTTCGGCATTCGAGCCCCGAGACCGTAATTCACCACTACTTTTACAGCACCACCACTAGTAGTAACACTAACACTTCTAATTCTTCGAAAGCGGCGGCGGCAGCGATGGCTTCGACCGCCGCTGCCGCAACCGGAAGAGAGTTGGTGCCGGTCGGAGAGTTCAACAGGGAGTATAGAGAAGCCATAAATGAGCTGGAggtagagaaaaagagagaaaaggagGTGAAACTTGCGTCGAAGAAAAGAAGGTGGCGTGGAGTGAGAGGTTCTGGTGGGAGGAAGAGACGGTCGACGGAATGAGATTGGAGGAGTTGGAGCAGTTCATGGCTGTTTTGAAGGAGATGAAAAGGAAGGTTGTGAATAGGACTGAAGAGTTGATGAAGAATAGTGATGCCGCTTCAAACGGTGCCGTTTTCGCTCCGCCACTGCAAGTTTCGGGTTTTCATGGAGGTGGTGGTGTTAATAATCAAGCTGGGTTTGGTGGAGATCATGATCTTGTTGTTGGTGGAGGAGAAGACGGTTCAAGTTGTTTTGGGTTTGGATTTGAAGTGGAgacttttgaatttattttttctctctctctctctttttttttttttttttttttttttttggccttttgttGTATGTGAATGGCTGACTTTGGAAGACAatattgtttttagttttttttttttaattaatttgctttttcGATGGGACATTTTTAGGTTTCGTTACATATGAAtataacgttttttttttttttatgaataaaggcattttcaaaaaaaaaaaaatttaatgcacTCTTTTTATGCTactgtttctttcttttatatatgcaTGGTGGTTATGTAGATTGCAAttgaattttgaatatataagtTCTTAGATTCATTTGTAAGGTAAATTATGATAtacaatcaaaattatattttaccccctaaaaaaaaaaaatatgtaattgcTGGCCTAATAAAtatgtaagatttttttttttttttttgacaaaagaaTGTTGAAATTACTAAATATTGCTTGTTACTTATGAGATGCCTTCCAAAAATGTTTGTACTCTTTTACAGAAGAGTTTTAGACCCTACAAAAGTTTAAAGTCCAAACTATATTAAAATGTAGTTTATAAAGATGCTCTTAGCAAATAATAAAGAAGCATAGTAAAAATTGATCCAAAGGGGATATTGTTTTCTTGGTAATTAAAAGGTTTGCAAAAGTTATACCTGAAGCCAAGTTACTAGgttaaataaataagtgtatatatattttagcaaaaacaaataagtgtgtatataaatatatatatatatatatatatattattgtaagaggaaaaaaaaaatccgctGATAGCTAAAATTAGAAGTtagaaaaattaagaattaattgtGAACTATTTATGTGGAAGGACAAAAAAATTGTGAagtatttaaacaaataatttttaatttgttcatagtggaattaaaaaaatgatattaattcTGGTAATTAAAAGTGTATTAGAAGGAGATAAAATGGtccaattttatttcttttttattatatgtcaattttcttttgttattaatttcttttttaaaaaattttataattaattgtctGGTCAGTATTTGTAATTTAATTCCAATTTTCACTATGTGAATTTCTCCTCATATTGGAATAGCCAAATCatacaaacataaaataaatatatatcaaattttcatggaaacacaaataaaatttgttaaaaaaagtaattaaaatatgcAATCTCAATTGTTGTTTATAACTCAACTTATACAACTATAtcatatataacaaattataaGATGGACACTAAGTTTTCTTTTGTTGCTATATTTATGTCCTATGCCACTTCCTAAACGTCTTTTAAAtgttctctcttttcttttttttcttattttcttttttatttttgttttattattgttactttttTATTGTTTCACTCGTTATATTAATTTGGAACTACAAGTGAAATTGAAAAGGCAAAGACCTGCACGAccacttcttcttcatcttatataCTACAAAgcaaaaaatagtataaaatgttttaaataataaacccaataatgtgtttttttttttttctgaaaaaccCAATAATGTTTTTACTCTAAGACAAGAAATAccttatataaaataaaggaataatttattttaagaaagtcaaactttattttattataaaaaagagagtcagaatttattttgagaaGTCATGTAGGAgtctttttaataataaatttcattatttgattaaataaaaacattataggaatatatttaaaaaaaattaaattatagacATGTGAaaacattatttgttaaataaaatttaaaattataggatctaaaaatttgaaaattaaaaattttattggaaaaggaaaaaattatgttatagtgaaaaaataaaaaaataaataaatgataagacGAAGGTTTTTTAAATTCTAGGGTTTTACACAGTTTCGTCTTCCATAAGAATCGGAGGCTCTGTGTATTGTTAAGGTTTGGGCTTGGAACATGTATAGGGATCGTGGTGGGGGGTCTTCGAAATTGGAGATGGTCGGTGGTCCGCTCGATCTGAAGCGTATCAACGATGCTCTTGATAAGCACCTTGAGAAATCTTCGCCTTCGACATCCAGAGCTTTGAGTAGTAAGGACAAAGAGACTTTTTTCATACCGTCTACATCCACCGGTAAATCTCAGCTCGATCACTGCGACTCTCGCTCCGCCGCTGCCGCCGCCGTGTCTCTATGCAAGAATAAATGCTCCGATGGTTGGTCTAGTTTTTGCCCCGGTTCTTAAATTTTCTtatctttgtaattttgttctctGTTTTTGTCACTGGGATTTCTGGATTGTGTCACATTCTTAGGAAATTTTTGAACTTTTATGAAGTAGATTTGGTAGATCCTGATTAGTTGGGTTTTCGGTTTAACtggttttggttaatttttggatgtttaatcTGGCCTATGCTGTTGGGAATAAGCATTTCATATGGCGTTTGGGGACTAATTGACGGAGGAATGTTCCTATGTGGGATGGTTGTTTGTAGAATAATATAATGTTTTCaacttcttttaaaaaaaaataaaaatgatatggGTATGGCAGTATTGGGCTCTTTCCTTTCATTATCTTATCTTCtttgtattttcaaaaaaataaaataataataatcttatcTTCTTTGTGTTTTAATCAGTATTTATGTCATTTGTTTGCAACAAATTGAGTGCTTGGAATGAGTTCGGTATATATTGTGTCTGTTCGTTTCAATTTCTGGTCTATGTGCTTGGAATGAGTTCGGTACATATGTGTCTGTTCGTTTCAATTTCTGATCTATGTTTGGTGTCTTATATGTGAGCTGTTTACACTTGTGTTGCTTTTTGAGTTTTGCTTATTGATTTAGTCACTTAAAGAGTGTATGGCCTACAATTTCTGAATATTAATTTTGCAGGTCTAGAAGAATATCAATCAGACAAAAGCAAATGCCAAGAACACTTTGATATTTACAAGGAATGCAAGAAAAAGAAGgtaattgttttttcaaatatttgaaaCCCTATAGTTTTTCTTATAGTATTATTACTGCTGAACATTGTATTGTTGTACACTTCTATTAAATAtttgttcttttattattatataagttCTTTCTTGGTAGTTGATGGTTGATGCTGTTTCTCTGTTTTCATTATAATATCTAGAGGTTTTGATGCTGGGTTTAAAATGTTGTTGATGATTGTTTTAGGTAaaataaagtataaaataatGCATTGTAAgagtagaaaattaaatttctctgCTTTGTAAAAGTAATTTAATCTGATCATTGATAATTGTGTTGTTCTTCTGATTAATATGAAATACCATAATGATTTATCGAGTTTCTCAATTTTTCGATACCCATCTTTATCCACATTGTGGGTAGGATCCTTTAAATTTTTTGCTGACCTATCTATCTCTTtccttttctattattttttccatCATGATCGTTCCAACCAACAAGACCATCAAGAAAACCCAAGGCCGCCGGAAGATTGAAATCAAGGAGCTTGAAAACAAGAGCAACAAACAAGTTACTTTCTCGAAGCGCCGTGCGGGTCTTTTCAAGAAAGCTGGCGAGCTGAGTGTCCTTTGCGGTGCTGAGGTCGCCGTCATCGTCTTCTCTCCCAAGAGCAACGTCTTCTGCTTTGGCCACCCGAGTCCCGAGACCGTAATTCACCGCTACATTTACAGCACCACCACTAGTAGTAACATTAACACTTTTAATTCTTCGGAGGTGGCGGTGGCGGCATCGGCTGCCGCTGCCGCAGCCGGAAGAGAGGTGGTGCCAGTGGAAGAGTTCAACAGGGAATATAGAGAAGCCATGAAAGAGTTGGAGGTAGAGAAGAAGAGAGCGGAGGAGGTGAAACTTGCAGCCGTAGAAAAGAAGGCGGCGTGGAGTGGGAGGTTCTGGTGGGAGGAAGAGACGATCGATGGGATGAAGTTGGAGGAGTCGGAGCAGTTCATGGCTGCTTTGATGGagatgagaaggaaagttgtgAATAGGATTGAAGAGTTGAAGAAGAATAGTGATGCCGCTCTGCCGTTGTCGGTTTCGGATTTTCATGGAGGTAGTGGTATTAATAATCATGGTGGGTTTGATGGAGATCTTAGTCTTGTTGGTGGTAGTGGTGGAGGAGAAGATGGATCAAGTTGTTTTGGGTTTGGGTTTGAAGGTggagatttttgattt includes the following:
- the LOC107423906 gene encoding agamous-like MADS-box protein AGL61, producing MASKPSTPPYPSATRISDSPCYPQYSASLKCLEEYQSDKSKCQEHFDIYKECKKKETTKKTQNRQKIETKKLENKSNKQVIFSKHRAGLFKKAGELSVLCDAEVAAIVFSPNNKVFCFGIRAPRP
- the LOC107423838 gene encoding agamous-like MADS-box protein AGL28 → MYRDRGGGSSKLEMVGGPLDLKRINDALDKHLEKSSPSTSRALSSKDKETFFIPSTSTGKSQLDHCDSRSAAAAAVSLCKNKCSDGLEEYQSDKSKCQEHFDIYKECKKKKTIKKTQGRRKIEIKELENKSNKQVTFSKRRAGLFKKAGELSVLCGAEVAVIVFSPKSNVFCFGHPSPETVIHRYIYSTTTSSNINTFNSSEVAVAASAAAAAAGREVVPVEEFNREYREAMKELEVEKKRAEEVKLAAVEKKAAWSGRFWWEEETIDGMKLEESEQFMAALMEMRRKVVNRIEELKKNSDAALPLSVSDFHGGSGINNHGGFDGDLSLVGGSGGGEDGSSCFGFGFEGVYSPSNISLIFVPLQPNQNCSELCLVELQF